One genomic window of Buchnera aphidicola (Drepanosiphum platanoidis) includes the following:
- the lysA gene encoding diaminopimelate decarboxylase, which translates to MSNIKNLKKFVNLEKIKILEKKYKLPLWLYDFNTIKKKIKKLKIFDIVRFAQKSCSNLTILKLIKKLKVKIDAVSQGEIERAILSGFKKNSNDIIFTADLIDEETLHTVIKNKIPVNAGSLIMLKNIGKNSKKHKVWLRINPKFGDGHSKKTNTGGEHSKHGIWNIKDAIKIIKKYQLKLLGLHIHIGSGAHEKNLKKSCFIMIKEALRLNKKIKYISAGGGLPIPYHFSEKKINIKNYYKKWDKTRKILSKHFNKKIKLEIEPGRFIVAESGILIAKVYVIKKNEFTTFVLINAGFNDLIRPAFYGSYHQISIIPFDSRKLNYKNTFKTVIGGPLCESGDIFNPMKNDKIKIFKLPEIKVGDYIIFHDTGAYGSAMSSNYNSRPLIAEILIKNKKFKQIRRRQTNKEMFSLEL; encoded by the coding sequence ATGTCAAATATAAAAAATTTGAAAAAATTTGTTAATTTAGAAAAAATAAAAATTTTAGAAAAAAAATATAAATTACCATTATGGTTATATGATTTTAATACAATTAAAAAAAAAATAAAAAAATTAAAAATTTTTGATATAGTAAGATTTGCTCAAAAATCTTGCTCTAATCTTACAATTTTAAAATTAATAAAAAAATTAAAAGTAAAGATAGATGCTGTATCGCAAGGGGAGATAGAAAGAGCAATTTTGTCTGGATTTAAAAAAAATAGTAATGACATTATTTTTACAGCAGATTTAATTGATGAAGAAACATTGCATACAGTTATAAAAAATAAAATTCCCGTAAACGCAGGATCATTAATAATGCTAAAAAATATAGGAAAAAATTCTAAAAAGCATAAAGTTTGGCTACGAATAAACCCAAAATTTGGAGATGGTCATAGTAAAAAAACTAATACCGGGGGAGAACATAGTAAACATGGAATATGGAATATTAAAGATGCTATTAAAATTATAAAAAAATATCAATTAAAATTATTAGGTTTACATATACATATAGGATCAGGAGCACATGAAAAAAATTTAAAAAAATCTTGTTTTATAATGATTAAAGAAGCTTTAAGATTAAATAAAAAAATAAAATATATTTCAGCTGGAGGAGGATTACCGATCCCTTATCATTTTTCGGAAAAAAAAATAAATATTAAAAATTATTATAAAAAATGGGATAAAACCAGAAAAATACTTTCAAAACATTTTAACAAAAAAATAAAATTAGAAATTGAGCCAGGAAGATTTATAGTGGCAGAATCTGGAATTCTAATTGCAAAAGTATATGTTATAAAAAAAAATGAATTTACTACATTTGTATTAATAAATGCTGGATTCAATGATTTAATTAGACCTGCATTTTATGGAAGTTATCATCAAATTTCAATTATTCCTTTTGATAGTAGAAAACTAAACTATAAAAATACATTTAAAACTGTAATTGGAGGTCCATTATGTGAATCAGGAGATATCTTTAATCCTATGAAAAATGATAAAATAAAAATCTTTAAATTACCTGAAATAAAAGTAGGAGATTATATAATTTTTCATGATACTGGAGCTTATGGTTCAGCTATGTCATCTAATTATAATAGCAGACCATTAATAGCAGAAATTTTAATAAAAAATAAAAAATTTAAACAAATACGTAGAAGACAAACAAATAAAGAAATGTTTAGTTTAGAACTATAA
- the lysS gene encoding lysine--tRNA ligase translates to MKNFKIKINTEQKNRKKKLKILKKNGFNFPNICKQKNCLKSLQKKYKLITRNILEKLKIIVNIYGRIIKKRIMGKSIFFVIQDMKGNIQIYLKKNSSDIKKKLFRLKIKKLDLGDIIKVNGILFKTKTNELTVRCQKISLLTKSLRSLPEKFHGLSDKEKKYRQRYLEFISNKNSKKIFYIRIKIINLIRKFMKKKKFLEVETPMMHNIPGGAIAKPFVTYHNALNLNLYLRIAPELYLKRLIIGGFEKIFEINRNFRNEGISTKHNPEFTMMEIYIAYKNYAYIIKFLKKLIKYIIKKIKNNKNYIFIKNIINFKTLTMKQSILKYNKNIKKKDLKNFKKIKEIAKILKIKILKTWKIGHIINEIFEKTVIKKLFNPTFITEYPTEVSPLAKKTIKNENFTERFELFVSGYEIANGFSELNDPIEQKKRFINQIKNSNEKKKKYNFYDDDYIKALEYGMPPTAGLGIGIDRLIMILTQQKNIRDVILFPTNKPKS, encoded by the coding sequence ATGAAAAATTTTAAAATAAAAATTAATACTGAACAAAAAAATAGAAAAAAAAAATTAAAAATTTTAAAAAAAAATGGATTTAATTTTCCAAATATATGCAAACAAAAAAATTGTTTAAAAAGTTTACAAAAAAAATATAAGCTAATAACTAGAAATATTTTAGAAAAATTAAAAATCATTGTAAATATTTATGGAAGAATTATAAAAAAAAGAATCATGGGCAAATCTATTTTCTTTGTAATACAAGATATGAAAGGAAACATTCAAATATATTTAAAAAAAAACTCTTCTGATATAAAAAAAAAATTATTTAGATTAAAAATAAAAAAATTAGATTTAGGAGATATAATTAAAGTTAATGGAATTTTATTTAAAACTAAAACTAATGAGTTAACAGTAAGATGTCAAAAAATTTCTTTATTAACTAAATCATTAAGATCCTTACCAGAAAAATTTCATGGACTATCTGATAAAGAAAAAAAATATAGACAAAGATATTTAGAATTTATATCAAATAAAAATTCAAAAAAAATTTTTTATATAAGAATTAAAATTATTAATTTAATTAGAAAATTTATGAAAAAAAAAAAATTTTTAGAAGTAGAAACCCCTATGATGCATAATATTCCAGGAGGAGCTATAGCAAAACCTTTTGTTACTTATCATAATGCACTTAATTTAAATTTATATTTAAGAATTGCTCCAGAACTTTATTTAAAAAGATTAATTATTGGAGGATTTGAAAAAATTTTTGAAATTAATAGAAACTTTAGAAATGAAGGAATTTCTACTAAACATAATCCTGAATTTACTATGATGGAAATATATATAGCTTATAAAAATTATGCATATATAATAAAATTTTTAAAGAAACTTATAAAATATATAATAAAAAAAATAAAAAATAATAAAAATTATATATTTATAAAAAATATTATAAATTTTAAAACTTTAACTATGAAACAATCAATTTTAAAATATAATAAAAATATAAAAAAAAAAGACTTAAAAAATTTTAAAAAAATTAAAGAAATTGCAAAAATTTTAAAAATAAAAATTTTAAAAACATGGAAAATTGGACATATTATTAATGAAATTTTTGAAAAAACAGTAATAAAAAAATTATTTAATCCAACATTTATCACTGAATATCCAACAGAAGTTTCTCCTCTAGCTAAAAAAACCATAAAAAATGAAAATTTTACAGAAAGATTTGAATTATTTGTTTCTGGATATGAAATTGCTAATGGATTTTCAGAATTAAATGATCCAATAGAACAAAAAAAAAGATTTATAAATCAAATAAAAAACAGTAATGAAAAAAAAAAAAAATATAATTTTTATGATGATGATTATATAAAAGCATTAGAATATGGAATGCCTCCTACAGCTGGATTAGGTATAGGAATAGATCGATTAATAATGATTTTAACACAACAAAAAAATATTAGAGATGTAATTCTTTTTCCTACAAATAAACCAAAATCTTAA
- the yihA gene encoding ribosome biogenesis GTP-binding protein YihA/YsxC: MNLNYHSISFLKSFLKFKKININIGSEIALLGYSNVGKSTLINALSNNKRLSKTSKNPGQTKLINFFKINKFFRIVDLPGYGYSKNSKKVQKKYNLEVNKYIKNRFCLFGVILLMDIRNPLKIIDIDYLKISLKKKLKILILLNKVDKIKNFKRKLIFKYVSFKIYKKFNKKIKICFFSFKEKIFINKLKNKIFCWYKNCKTLNNKF, encoded by the coding sequence ATGAATTTAAATTATCATTCAATATCTTTTTTAAAAAGTTTTTTAAAATTTAAAAAAATTAATATTAATATAGGATCAGAAATAGCTTTGTTAGGTTACTCTAATGTAGGTAAATCTACTTTAATTAATGCTCTTTCAAATAATAAAAGATTATCAAAAACTAGTAAAAATCCAGGTCAAACTAAATTAATAAATTTTTTTAAAATTAATAAATTTTTTAGAATTGTAGATCTTCCTGGTTATGGATATTCTAAAAATTCTAAAAAAGTACAAAAAAAATATAATTTAGAAGTTAATAAATATATTAAAAATAGATTTTGTTTATTTGGTGTTATTTTATTAATGGATATTCGAAATCCTTTAAAAATAATAGATATAGATTATTTAAAAATTTCATTAAAAAAAAAATTAAAAATTTTAATTTTATTAAATAAAGTAGATAAAATTAAAAATTTTAAAAGAAAGTTAATTTTTAAATATGTTTCTTTTAAAATATATAAAAAATTTAATAAAAAAATTAAAATTTGTTTTTTTTCTTTTAAAGAAAAAATTTTTATTAATAAATTAAAAAATAAAATTTTTTGTTGGTATAAAAATTGTAAAACTTTAAACAACAAATTTTAA
- the ygfZ gene encoding tRNA-modifying protein YgfZ, whose amino-acid sequence MKKNYLQKSPFITFSSKKIFFSFIHIKSFEIIEVIGKDSQKYLNNQFTADLDILNKNKHILCGHCNYKGKLLSVLRVLKKNSKKFLYMIKKDLYNIHMKTIKKYSIFSQVCFKKKKFKLLGILDCEIKKKLLKYIFLNLPNKKKSVLFFKKDIILYIDNPIKRYLCFLSKKSFLKIKKIFHKENFVKNDNQWDALDIESNIPILNIQSSNMFFPQEVSLNKIDNSMSFKKGCFCGQEAISRIQYKGNNKKNLFFLIGKLKKKFLIPKVGDLVFLKKNNFLYKKGIVLNSLIIENNQIWIQAILNNFNLENKFYFIKRIKFFVQLKKI is encoded by the coding sequence ATGAAAAAAAATTATCTTCAAAAATCGCCGTTTATAACATTTTCTTCAAAAAAAATTTTTTTTTCTTTTATACATATAAAAAGTTTTGAAATTATTGAAGTAATAGGAAAAGATAGTCAAAAATATTTAAATAATCAATTTACTGCAGATTTAGATATTTTAAATAAGAATAAACATATTTTATGTGGACATTGTAATTATAAAGGAAAATTATTGAGTGTTTTAAGAGTTTTAAAAAAAAATTCTAAAAAATTTTTATATATGATAAAAAAAGATTTATATAATATTCATATGAAAACTATTAAAAAATATTCTATATTTTCACAAGTATGTTTTAAAAAAAAAAAATTTAAATTGTTAGGGATATTAGATTGTGAAATAAAAAAAAAATTGTTAAAGTATATTTTTTTAAACTTACCTAATAAAAAAAAATCAGTTTTATTTTTTAAGAAAGATATTATTTTATATATTGATAATCCTATAAAAAGATATTTATGTTTTTTATCAAAAAAAAGTTTTTTAAAAATAAAAAAAATTTTTCATAAAGAAAATTTTGTTAAAAATGATAATCAATGGGATGCTCTAGATATAGAGTCTAATATTCCAATTTTAAATATACAATCATCTAATATGTTTTTTCCTCAAGAAGTTAGTTTAAATAAAATTGATAATAGTATGAGTTTTAAAAAAGGTTGTTTTTGTGGTCAAGAAGCAATTTCTAGAATTCAGTATAAAGGAAATAATAAAAAAAATTTATTTTTTTTAATAGGAAAATTAAAAAAAAAATTTTTAATTCCTAAAGTTGGAGATTTAGTTTTTTTAAAAAAAAATAATTTTTTATATAAAAAAGGAATAGTATTAAATTCTTTGATTATAGAAAACAATCAAATTTGGATTCAAGCTATATTAAATAATTTTAATTTAGAAAACAAATTTTATTTTATTAAAAGAATAAAATTTTTTGTTCAATTAAAAAAAATTTAA
- a CDS encoding DNA polymerase A family protein — protein sequence MKKIIKIIKIKKKKKLKKFIRKINKNIKIISFSFKKNKKKIIGIFLSICLKKIFYISYKNKKYLKNLYIKEKYFFKKIKKILENFKIKIIVHNLKKNFFYFKKNNIKIKKNFLDIMLISYLINNIFKNHHKLDKMYKYWINKNICKKKKKFFYNYKNLKSSYKILKLYLILKKKIKKFPIIKKIYYKIDFPLSKILYKIEKNGFLINLKNLKRKKKNISLKLIKIKKQAYTLNKKKFNLRSYNDVKKALINENNVINLKKTKTGKICLNKKILKKLSYKNKLAKIIIKYRELYKIKSSYINVLLKKINQKTKKIHTCYYQTITTTGRLSSRNPNLQCIPNNKKKANFLRKSFIAKPNYYIVSADYSQIELRILAHLSQDKNLLKIFMKNKDLHLKTAMNIFKLKKKKITKKHRKIAKNINFGLIYGITSFGLSQLINKDLKKSQKYIDKYFKKYSKIKMYFKKQNNKKNYVYTIANRKLLIPILKNKKNFLYSQYIQRTKNNAPIQGSASEIIKIAMIKLYSWIKKKKLQKKIKIILQLHDELIFEIKKSILYKSCKKIKKIMEKNTFFLVPLKINIKFGKNWKNLKNF from the coding sequence ATGAAAAAAATAATCAAAATTATTAAAATAAAAAAAAAAAAAAAATTAAAAAAATTTATTCGAAAAATAAATAAAAATATTAAAATTATTTCATTTAGTTTTAAAAAAAATAAAAAAAAAATTATAGGAATCTTTTTATCTATTTGTTTAAAAAAAATTTTTTATATTTCTTACAAAAATAAAAAATATTTAAAAAATTTATATATAAAAGAAAAATATTTTTTTAAAAAAATTAAAAAAATATTAGAAAATTTTAAAATAAAAATAATAGTACATAATTTAAAAAAAAATTTTTTTTATTTTAAAAAAAATAACATTAAAATAAAAAAAAATTTTTTAGATATTATGTTAATTTCATATTTAATTAATAATATTTTTAAAAATCATCATAAACTTGATAAAATGTATAAATATTGGATAAATAAAAATATATGTAAAAAAAAAAAAAAATTTTTTTATAACTATAAAAATTTAAAAAGTTCTTATAAAATATTAAAATTATATTTAATTTTAAAAAAAAAAATTAAAAAATTTCCAATTATAAAAAAAATTTATTATAAGATTGATTTTCCATTATCAAAAATATTGTATAAAATTGAAAAAAATGGATTTTTAATAAATTTAAAAAATTTAAAAAGAAAAAAAAAAAATATATCATTAAAACTAATTAAAATAAAAAAACAAGCATATACTTTAAATAAAAAAAAATTTAATTTACGATCTTATAATGATGTAAAAAAAGCTTTAATTAATGAAAATAATGTTATAAATTTAAAAAAAACTAAAACTGGAAAAATTTGTTTAAATAAAAAAATTTTAAAAAAATTGTCTTATAAAAATAAATTAGCGAAAATAATTATAAAATACAGAGAATTGTATAAAATAAAATCATCATATATTAATGTTTTATTAAAAAAAATTAATCAAAAAACTAAAAAAATACACACTTGTTATTATCAAACAATTACCACTACAGGAAGATTATCTTCTAGAAATCCAAACTTACAATGTATTCCTAACAACAAAAAAAAAGCAAATTTTTTAAGAAAATCTTTTATAGCTAAACCTAATTATTATATTGTTTCCGCTGACTACTCTCAAATAGAATTAAGAATATTAGCCCATCTATCTCAAGATAAAAATTTATTAAAAATATTTATGAAAAATAAAGATTTACACTTAAAAACAGCAATGAATATTTTTAAATTAAAAAAAAAAAAAATAACAAAAAAACACAGAAAAATTGCTAAAAATATTAATTTTGGATTGATATATGGTATTACTTCTTTTGGTCTTTCTCAATTAATTAATAAAGATTTAAAAAAATCTCAAAAATATATAGATAAATATTTCAAAAAATACTCAAAAATAAAAATGTATTTTAAAAAACAAAATAATAAAAAAAATTATGTTTATACTATAGCTAATAGAAAATTATTAATTCCTATTTTAAAAAATAAAAAAAATTTTTTATATAGTCAATATATTCAAAGAACTAAAAATAACGCACCAATTCAAGGATCTGCTTCCGAGATTATAAAAATTGCAATGATTAAATTATACTCTTGGATAAAAAAAAAAAAATTACAAAAAAAAATAAAAATAATTTTACAGTTACACGATGAATTAATTTTTGAAATAAAAAAAAGTATTTTATATAAATCTTGTAAAAAAATAAAAAAAATTATGGAAAAAAATACTTTTTTTTTAGTTCCTTTAAAAATTAATATTAAATTTGGAAAAAATTGGAAAAATTTAAAAAATTTTTAA
- the miaB gene encoding tRNA (N6-isopentenyl adenosine(37)-C2)-methylthiotransferase MiaB has protein sequence MNNKKYIYIKTWGCQMNEYDSFIIKEIFNKKKYILTKNPKIANIIIVNTCSIREKAKEKLFHQLGRWKKLKIKNKKLIIAVGGCVASQERKKIFKRTHLVDIIFGTQTIHNLPKLIKKHKKKKKKIIQIKKPNLKKFKFFPKKPMYQSSSFVSIIEGCNKYCSFCIVPYSRNREISRNYKNILEEIYFLTKKGVKEITLLGQNVNSYKIIKKNHIICDFSELLFKISKIKKIKRIRFTTSHPAEFNKKMIKMYKKIPKLVNTIHLPVQSGSDKILKKMKRNYTIKEYEKIIKKLKSIRPNISITSDFIVGFPGETEKDFKKTIKLVKRINFDSSFSFIYSPRPKTHATKLKDNINLIEKKKRLYILQKILRKQTNRWSKKMIGSVQKVLVYAFNPKNNLKLLGKTENNRIVSFKGTRRMIGKLINVKINYAHMQSLKGFIEEKRIKNT, from the coding sequence ATGAATAATAAAAAATATATATATATAAAAACGTGGGGTTGTCAAATGAATGAATATGATTCATTCATAATTAAAGAAATATTTAATAAAAAAAAATATATTCTTACAAAAAATCCAAAAATTGCAAATATTATTATTGTAAATACTTGTTCAATTAGAGAAAAAGCAAAAGAAAAACTTTTCCATCAATTAGGAAGATGGAAAAAATTAAAAATTAAAAATAAAAAATTAATTATTGCTGTAGGTGGATGTGTAGCTTCTCAAGAAAGAAAAAAAATTTTTAAAAGAACACATTTAGTAGATATAATTTTTGGAACTCAAACAATTCATAATCTCCCTAAACTAATAAAAAAACATAAAAAAAAAAAAAAAAAAATTATTCAAATAAAAAAACCAAATTTAAAAAAATTTAAATTTTTTCCTAAAAAACCTATGTATCAATCAAGTTCTTTTGTCTCAATCATAGAGGGATGTAATAAATATTGTTCTTTTTGTATTGTTCCTTATTCTAGAAATAGAGAGATTAGCAGAAATTATAAAAATATTTTAGAAGAAATTTATTTTTTAACAAAAAAAGGTGTAAAAGAAATTACATTATTAGGCCAAAATGTAAATTCTTATAAAATAATTAAAAAAAATCATATTATATGTGATTTTTCTGAATTGTTATTTAAAATTTCAAAAATTAAAAAAATTAAAAGAATTAGATTTACTACCAGTCATCCAGCTGAATTTAATAAAAAAATGATTAAAATGTATAAAAAAATACCAAAATTAGTAAATACTATTCATTTACCTGTACAAAGTGGATCAGACAAAATATTAAAAAAAATGAAAAGAAATTATACAATTAAAGAATATGAAAAAATAATAAAAAAGTTGAAATCTATCAGACCAAATATTTCTATAACTTCTGATTTTATTGTAGGATTCCCAGGAGAAACAGAAAAAGACTTTAAAAAAACAATAAAACTCGTAAAAAGAATAAATTTTGATTCTAGCTTTAGTTTTATTTATTCACCTAGACCAAAAACTCATGCAACTAAATTAAAAGATAACATTAATTTAATAGAAAAAAAAAAAAGATTATATATTTTACAAAAAATATTAAGAAAACAAACAAATAGATGGAGTAAAAAAATGATTGGAAGCGTACAAAAAGTTTTAGTTTATGCATTTAATCCTAAAAATAATTTAAAATTACTAGGAAAAACTGAAAATAATAGAATTGTATCTTTTAAAGGAACTAGAAGAATGATAGGAAAGTTAATAAATGTAAAAATAAATTATGCGCATATGCAATCATTAAAAGGATTTATAGAAGAAAAAAGAATAAAAAATACATAA
- the gmk gene encoding guanylate kinase → MKTFGTIFIISAPSGAGKSSLIKKFLESKYLDNIYSSISYTTREIRNGEIEGVHYHFVSKKKFKNLINKNFFLEYAKVFKNFYGTSLNSLKKLLKQGIDVFLDIDWQGAKEIKKKIPSSKSIFILPPSKKDLYKRLKKRNRDKRNIILNRLKNSSKEISHLYEYDYLIINDNFKKSLKAIKNIILSNRLLINHQIFKNFKLIKSLLF, encoded by the coding sequence ATGAAAACATTTGGAACTATTTTTATAATATCAGCTCCTAGTGGAGCTGGAAAATCTAGTTTAATTAAAAAATTTTTAGAAAGTAAATATTTAGATAATATTTATTCTTCAATTTCATATACTACTCGAGAGATTAGAAATGGAGAAATTGAAGGAGTTCATTATCATTTTGTTTCAAAAAAAAAATTTAAAAATTTAATAAATAAAAATTTTTTTTTAGAATATGCAAAAGTATTTAAAAATTTTTATGGAACTTCATTAAATTCTTTAAAAAAACTTTTAAAACAAGGAATAGATGTTTTTTTAGATATTGATTGGCAAGGAGCTAAAGAAATAAAAAAAAAAATTCCTAGTTCTAAAAGTATTTTTATATTACCTCCTTCCAAAAAAGATTTATATAAAAGATTAAAAAAAAGAAATCGTGATAAAAGAAATATTATTTTAAATCGTTTAAAAAATTCTTCTAAAGAAATTAGTCATTTATATGAATACGATTATTTGATCATTAATGATAATTTTAAAAAATCTTTAAAAGCTATAAAAAATATTATTTTATCTAATAGATTATTAATTAATCATCAAATTTTTAAAAATTTTAAATTAATAAAAAGTTTATTATTTTAA
- the typA gene encoding translational GTPase TypA produces the protein MNNNLRNIAIIAHVDHGKTTLVDKLLQHSTTFKNYSEEYNRIMDSNDLEKERGITITAKNTSIFWKKYKINIVDTPGHADFGGEVERILSMVDSVLLVVDALDGPMPQTRFVAEKSFQYGIKPILVINKIDRKNARPNWVVDQIFDLFVDLNANDEQLDFPIVYASAILGQSGLDLNKIKNNMFPLLKTIVKHTPKPKNNIKKFFKMQISQIEYDNYLGRIGIGRIMSGILKKNQNVKIINKEKKNKFGTIKKILTYSGLKKVNVPLAYSGEIIAITGIENLNISDTICDLKNEIIIPPITIDKPTVKMFFSVNTSPFSGREGKYVTSRKILKRLKKETLKNIALEFEETKDSNTFSVSGRGELHLSILIENMRREGYEIEVSRPTVIFKKSKLGKKQEPFEYLILDFEEKYQGFVMEALGRKKAILKNMSSKNTNNVRLEYIISSRALIGFRSEFINITSGTGLFFSSFSHYDNMINLDLGQRRNGVLISNGIGKAVGFSLYNLQKRGNLFINHGVKVYTGQIIGIHNKSNDLTVNCLLGKKLTNMRASGTDEAIQLIKPINYNLEQSISFINNDELIEVTPKSIRLRKKIINENERKIYIRKKNKNK, from the coding sequence ATGAATAATAATTTAAGAAATATCGCGATTATAGCACATGTTGATCATGGAAAAACAACTTTAGTAGACAAATTATTACAACATTCTACTACTTTTAAGAATTATAGTGAAGAATATAACAGAATTATGGATTCTAATGACTTAGAAAAAGAAAGAGGAATTACCATAACAGCAAAAAATACTTCTATTTTTTGGAAAAAATATAAAATTAACATTGTAGATACACCAGGTCATGCTGATTTTGGAGGAGAAGTTGAACGAATTTTATCTATGGTAGATTCAGTTTTATTAGTAGTAGATGCATTAGATGGCCCTATGCCTCAAACAAGATTTGTAGCTGAAAAATCGTTTCAATATGGAATTAAACCAATATTAGTAATCAATAAAATTGATAGGAAAAATGCAAGACCAAACTGGGTAGTTGATCAAATTTTTGACTTATTTGTTGATTTAAATGCTAATGATGAACAATTAGATTTTCCTATTGTATATGCTTCAGCAATTTTAGGCCAATCTGGATTAGATTTAAACAAAATAAAAAATAATATGTTTCCTTTATTAAAAACTATTGTTAAACATACTCCTAAGCCTAAAAATAACATAAAAAAATTTTTTAAAATGCAAATTTCACAAATTGAATATGACAATTATTTAGGTAGAATTGGAATTGGCAGAATAATGAGCGGAATATTAAAAAAAAATCAAAATGTTAAAATAATAAATAAAGAAAAAAAAAATAAATTTGGAACAATAAAAAAAATTCTTACATATTCTGGATTAAAAAAAGTTAATGTTCCGCTAGCATATTCTGGAGAAATAATTGCAATTACTGGAATTGAAAATTTAAATATTTCTGATACAATCTGTGATTTAAAAAATGAAATTATCATACCCCCTATTACAATAGATAAACCTACAGTAAAAATGTTTTTTTCAGTTAACACATCTCCATTCTCAGGGAGAGAAGGAAAATATGTTACTTCTAGAAAAATTTTAAAACGATTAAAAAAAGAAACTTTAAAAAATATTGCTTTAGAGTTTGAAGAAACTAAAGATTCTAATACTTTTAGTGTTTCTGGAAGAGGAGAATTACATTTATCTATTTTAATCGAAAATATGAGAAGAGAAGGATATGAAATAGAAGTATCTCGACCAACAGTAATTTTTAAAAAATCTAAATTAGGAAAGAAACAAGAACCATTTGAATATTTAATATTAGATTTTGAAGAAAAATATCAAGGTTTTGTAATGGAAGCATTAGGAAGAAAAAAAGCTATATTAAAAAATATGTCTTCAAAAAATACTAATAATGTAAGATTAGAATATATAATTTCAAGTAGAGCTTTAATAGGTTTTAGATCAGAATTTATTAATATAACATCTGGAACAGGATTATTTTTTTCTTCTTTTAGTCATTATGATAATATGATCAACTTAGATCTTGGTCAAAGAAGAAATGGAGTCTTAATATCTAATGGGATTGGAAAAGCAGTAGGTTTTTCTTTATATAATTTGCAAAAACGAGGAAACCTATTTATTAATCATGGAGTAAAAGTATATACAGGACAGATCATTGGAATTCATAACAAATCAAATGATTTAACAGTAAATTGTTTATTAGGTAAAAAATTAACTAATATGAGAGCGTCAGGAACAGATGAAGCTATTCAATTAATTAAACCTATAAACTATAATTTAGAGCAATCTATAAGTTTCATCAATAATGATGAACTCATAGAAGTAACTCCTAAATCAATTAGATTAAGAAAAAAAATTATTAATGAAAATGAAAGAAAAATTTATATAAGAAAAAAAAATAAAAATAAATAA
- the ybeY gene encoding rRNA maturation RNase YbeY, producing the protein MIKVYIQISCKKKNIPHKKTFKKWIYSTIKKNVSNAIITIYIVKKKKMIELNKKYRNIKKNTNILSFNLGKNKKKNQNVLIGDLVICKKKVEKEAKKYKLKLTARWAHLTIHGILHLLNYKHNTIKNYKKMKKIEIQKMKSFGFFKKYYKNMIK; encoded by the coding sequence ATGATAAAAGTATATATACAAATAAGTTGTAAAAAAAAAAATATTCCCCATAAAAAAACTTTTAAAAAATGGATTTATAGCACTATAAAAAAAAATGTATCAAATGCAATTATTACTATTTATATTGTAAAAAAAAAAAAAATGATAGAATTAAATAAAAAATATAGAAATATAAAAAAAAATACTAATATATTATCTTTTAACTTAGGAAAAAATAAAAAAAAAAATCAAAATGTATTAATTGGAGATTTAGTAATATGTAAAAAAAAAGTAGAAAAAGAAGCAAAAAAATATAAATTAAAGTTAACAGCAAGATGGGCTCATTTAACTATACATGGAATTTTACATTTATTAAATTATAAACATAATACTATAAAGAACTATAAAAAAATGAAAAAAATAGAAATTCAAAAAATGAAATCCTTTGGTTTTTTTAAAAAATACTATAAAAATATGATAAAATAA